In the genome of Caenorhabditis elegans chromosome IV, the window tttaaaatttcacattttcacgTAAAAATGGCAGGAAATGGTGAAATTCCTactcaaaattgtccgaaTTCTCAAAGTTGATTATAAAATCATCCAACAATGCAAAGTTCattcggaaattcaaattctgcaCCCTTCATTTAGTACAACCCAAGGTTATGTGCTCAAAAGCTCCCAGTGTCGTAAAATATGGCGAATCTTACGCAATAAACCGGTGTCTGCGTACTTTTGACACTACAGTAACACACAAAACTTCAACTGAACACTAGCAACTTCTAGCTTTTTGAGATCGATCTCAATTTAAtagaacaaattgaaaaacacagaaaaacgattttttgcgAGTTCCAGATACAGAAAACTTCGTCATTCTTCTGGATGACTGCCATCGCTGAGATCCTGTTGCACAATGTGCACTTTTTGTCCGTGACGACCGACACAAAAGTACATAAACGTGGAGATCATGGCACAAGTTGCAACCGAGCAGCTAATTATAACAATTATCCATTTTGTTCCGAGAGTGTAGGTGGGggtctggaaaaatttgacttaTTGCAATTTCAACTAAAGTgtcgaaaaatgaaactttcagGGTCCGTACGAGCTTGATGGTATTTCCAGCCAAGAGAAACCCAATATAGTTTTGATGGAAATTATTCGAATTACCTCACACTTTGGCAACTCCTTGGTGTCGCTGGGCTCGGCGAGCACACTGGTGGCACAAAAAATGAGCagtaattgaaaaagaagttGTTTGATATGcattatgagaaaattgaaataaaataataaattttaccaaaaaggGGGGAGGGGAATCCACCCCcatcaaaagttgaaatatggattttcacggaagaattataattttttgtataactttaattttagttttttttaattaaaaattcaaaaaattacatttaaaggtggagtagagtcgaattttttgctttaaatgacagaaaatggaccctaataaccgaatataactgtaaaaaaaatttaaaaaattttctaaattttttatgattttttcaattttgagaaaatcaaagaaacggctgacaaaatttgaattcccgcgcaaatgagtgacgtcatttttgatattttcgcgttttcaaGCTaaattcgtcgatttttctcgattttttcttttatatttgatttgaaacattgtttgtcaattatttaaaattctcattttgaaaaaaaattaaaaataaatattaaattgcggccaattttgacatttctggCGATTTCCCTAgggttttcaatttattttacagaaaagtggTTATATAATTGACAaacaatgtttcaaatcaaatatagaagaaaaaatcgagaaaaatcgacgaatttagccagaaaacgcgaaaatatcaaaaaagacgtcactcatttgcgcggtaattcaaatttcgtcagccgtttcgttgatttttgaaaaattgaaaaaatcataaaaaatttagaatttttttaaattttttttaaaggtataTTCGGTTATTAGGGTCacttaaagcaaaaaaaaatttcgactctactccacctttaaaaaagtaaatatattttatttgtgtAAATCCCTAAATCCCACGTGCTCCGATGACCCTATTAGATAATTTTTCACCCCTATAAATTCCTTCAAACTTCCCAATAAGCTCATtgttttctattgaaaaactcaattcgTTCTGTTCGTCAACAATGCCAGAAACTGTGGTTACCTCTCATAGCTCAAGTGTCCATTCCCATTCTGAAGAAAGTTCAAGTTCGTTCAATTGGGATATCAACGAGTTTTGGTGGGTTTATCTGATTGGACTCGTAGTGTTCCTCGTTGTGCTCGCAATCGTCCTCGGAATCGTCTTTTACTGTttgcgcaaaaaaaattcttgaactattattattatgatgAATAAATGATTTGAAGTGGCATTTaggttttcacattttgtctGTCAGTTGACCACcatataaaaaattaggtaCCGCTCACCTGGTCGCATCTTTCAAACACCTATATCTTCGTTATTCTGGAagctttaaaggtggagtaccgaaattggggaaagatttttaaataactccaaattttcccctgattccgaatttctatgtgaaaaaattcaaaaaaatttccctgattttatatttgagcttgaaattgcgattttcatttgcgtacccatgagatttttcaaattcgcgcCGAA includes:
- the F56D6.18 gene encoding E3 CR1-alpha (Confirmed by transcript evidence); protein product: MHIKQLLFQLLLIFCATSVLAEPSDTKELPKCETPTYTLGTKWIIVIISCSVATCAMISTFMYFCVGRHGQKVHIVQQDLSDGSHPEE
- the F56D6.20 gene encoding uncharacterized protein (Confirmed by transcript evidence) encodes the protein MPETVVTSHSSSVHSHSEESSSSFNWDINEFWWVYLIGLVVFLVVLAIVLGIVFYCLRKKNS